In Anaerobacillus isosaccharinicus, one genomic interval encodes:
- a CDS encoding YunC family protein: protein MLEMSPIMIDGHQFTAVQMKLPKTNFMAVTNEKGYIMCGALDIALFNSNEKLRERKIIAGRAVGVRTIDQLIDAPLESVTYAAEELGITAGMTGRDALLKMI, encoded by the coding sequence ATGCTTGAAATGTCACCGATAATGATTGATGGTCATCAGTTTACAGCGGTACAAATGAAACTGCCAAAAACGAATTTTATGGCGGTAACAAATGAGAAAGGTTATATCATGTGTGGTGCATTAGACATTGCCCTTTTTAATAGCAATGAAAAGCTTAGAGAACGAAAAATTATTGCAGGGAGAGCTGTTGGAGTTCGAACGATTGATCAACTGATTGATGCTCCTTTAGAATCTGTAACCTATGCTGCAGAGGAATTAGGAATAACTGCAGGAATGACTGGGCGAGATGCGTTACTTAAAATGATATAA